In one window of Streptomyces griseus subsp. griseus DNA:
- a CDS encoding ABC transporter ATP-binding protein codes for MIEAVGLTKRYGAKTAVDDLSFQVRPGAVTGFLGPNGSGKSTTMRMILGLDRPTAGHVTIGGHPYRSLPNAPRQVGALLDAKAVHGGRTARTHLLSLAQLAGIPARRVDEVLGVVGLQDVAKRRSSGFSLGMGQRLGIAAALLGDPQVLLFDEPVNGLDPEGIHWVRNLMKTLAAEGRTVFVSSHLMSEMALTADHLIVIGRGRLLSDMSVTDFISANSADFARVRVPENSPEEREKLTSSLIEAGGSVLSEPDGALRVTGLPLPRISDLAHGADVRLWELSPHRASLEEAYMRMTQGVVDYRSTEDAKAGLLEPPEGFYGPYGDAQGGYGPGPAPGQPQPVHAPQQSWYAPPPPGQNPYAAPGPAAAPAAPDPAAPSPAAQDGKQTSEDPR; via the coding sequence ATGATCGAGGCAGTCGGCCTGACCAAGCGCTACGGCGCGAAGACGGCCGTGGACGACCTTTCCTTCCAGGTCCGGCCGGGGGCCGTCACCGGCTTCCTCGGTCCCAACGGGTCGGGCAAGTCCACGACCATGCGCATGATCCTCGGTCTGGACCGGCCGACGGCGGGCCACGTCACGATCGGCGGGCACCCCTACCGGAGCCTGCCCAACGCGCCGCGCCAGGTGGGCGCCCTGCTGGACGCCAAGGCCGTGCACGGCGGGCGGACCGCCCGCACCCACCTGCTCTCGCTGGCCCAGCTCGCCGGGATCCCGGCCCGGCGGGTGGATGAGGTGCTGGGCGTCGTCGGCCTCCAGGACGTCGCCAAGCGCCGATCCAGCGGCTTCTCCCTCGGTATGGGGCAGCGGCTCGGGATCGCCGCCGCGCTGCTCGGCGACCCGCAGGTGCTGCTCTTCGACGAGCCGGTCAACGGCCTGGACCCCGAGGGCATCCACTGGGTCCGCAACCTGATGAAGACGCTGGCGGCCGAGGGCCGCACGGTCTTCGTCTCGTCCCACCTCATGAGCGAGATGGCCCTCACCGCCGATCACCTCATCGTGATCGGGCGCGGCCGGCTGCTCTCCGACATGAGCGTCACCGACTTCATCTCGGCCAACTCCGCCGACTTCGCCCGGGTCCGGGTCCCCGAGAACTCCCCCGAGGAGCGGGAGAAGCTGACGTCCTCGCTCATCGAGGCGGGCGGCAGCGTGCTGTCCGAGCCGGACGGCGCCCTGCGCGTCACCGGCCTCCCGCTGCCGAGGATCAGCGACCTGGCCCACGGTGCCGACGTACGGCTCTGGGAGCTGTCGCCGCACCGGGCCTCGCTGGAGGAGGCGTACATGCGGATGACGCAGGGTGTCGTGGACTACCGGTCGACGGAGGACGCCAAGGCCGGGCTGCTGGAGCCGCCGGAGGGGTTCTACGGGCCCTACGGGGACGCTCAGGGCGGTTACGGGCCCGGGCCCGCCCCCGGGCAGCCCCAGCCGGTGCACGCCCCGCAGCAGAGCTGGTACGCCCCGCCGCCGCCCGGACAGAACCCGTACGCCGCCCCCGGCCCGGCCGCCGCGCCCGCCGCACCGGACCCGGCCGCCCCCTCCCCCGCCGCCCAGG
- a CDS encoding ABC transporter permease subunit, whose protein sequence is MASVPAVLNSEWTKIRTVSSTTWTLICAFAVTVAMSAGISALLNSTFDDLSKAEQATFDPTLVSFSGTALGQLAMIVFGVLVVGTEYSSGMIRTSLAAVPQRGTLLFSKIAVAGVLALLVGLLTSFVSFFLSQAVLGDRGTTLGEENVLRAVVGAGLYMGLIAIFSMGVTAILRSSMLSMGILIPFFLLISNILTAVPYAKDVIRYFPDQAGSKIMQVVPDAMGSDSSPYGPWTGMAIMVAWVVAAVLGGYLVLKNRDA, encoded by the coding sequence ATGGCTTCGGTACCCGCAGTCCTCAACTCCGAGTGGACCAAGATCCGTACGGTCTCCTCCACCACCTGGACGCTCATCTGCGCGTTCGCCGTCACGGTCGCCATGAGCGCGGGCATCAGCGCCCTGCTGAACTCCACGTTCGACGACCTCTCCAAGGCCGAGCAGGCCACCTTCGACCCGACGCTGGTCAGCTTCTCCGGGACGGCCCTGGGCCAGCTGGCCATGATCGTGTTCGGGGTCCTCGTGGTCGGTACGGAGTACAGCTCCGGCATGATCCGCACCTCGCTGGCGGCCGTGCCGCAGCGCGGGACGCTCCTCTTCAGCAAGATCGCGGTGGCCGGGGTGCTGGCCCTCCTGGTCGGCCTGCTCACCAGCTTCGTCTCCTTCTTCCTCAGCCAGGCCGTGCTGGGCGACCGGGGAACCACGCTCGGCGAGGAGAACGTCCTGCGCGCGGTGGTCGGCGCGGGCCTCTACATGGGGCTGATCGCGATCTTCTCCATGGGCGTCACGGCGATCCTGCGCAGCTCCATGCTGTCGATGGGCATCCTGATCCCGTTCTTCCTGCTGATCTCCAACATCCTGACCGCGGTGCCGTACGCCAAGGACGTCATCCGGTACTTCCCCGACCAGGCGGGCTCGAAGATCATGCAGGTGGTCCCGGACGCGATGGGCAGCGATTCGTCGCCCTACGGGCCGTGGACCGGGATGGCGATCATGGTCGCCTGGGTCGTGGCGGCGGTGCTCGGCGGCTACCTGGTCCTGAAGAACCGGGACGCCTGA
- a CDS encoding ATP-binding cassette domain-containing protein — protein MIELEGLTKRYGSKVAVDRLTCQVRPGMVTGFLGPNGAGKSTTMRMMLDLDNPTSGTVRIDGKAYHELQEPLKYIGALLDAKSMNGGRSAYNNLLCLAQSNRIPRSRVAEVLDTVGLSAVAKKKSKGFSLGMGQRLGIASALLGDPEILMFDEPVNGLDPEGIHWIRNLMKALAAEGRTIFVSSHLMSEMALTADHLIVIGQGKLLADTSMADFIQENSRSYVRLRSPQQERLRDALHEGGFTAVEADGGTLEIDGATTEELGELAARHQVVLHELSSQRASLEEAFMQMTAGSVEYHAHSGPSGAEPPPPLAGAGWGEGWNQPGATTPQPTEGTDGTDGTDGTENKGA, from the coding sequence ATGATCGAGCTTGAGGGACTGACCAAACGCTATGGCAGCAAAGTTGCCGTCGACCGACTGACGTGCCAGGTCAGACCAGGCATGGTGACCGGCTTCCTGGGCCCCAACGGGGCAGGGAAGTCCACGACCATGCGCATGATGCTCGATCTGGACAACCCGACCAGCGGTACGGTGCGGATCGACGGCAAGGCCTACCACGAGTTGCAGGAACCGCTGAAGTACATCGGGGCGTTGCTCGACGCCAAGTCGATGAACGGCGGCCGGAGCGCGTACAACAACCTGCTCTGTCTGGCGCAGAGCAACCGCATCCCGCGCAGCCGGGTCGCCGAGGTGCTGGACACCGTCGGGCTGAGCGCGGTCGCGAAGAAGAAGTCCAAGGGCTTCTCGCTCGGTATGGGCCAGCGCCTCGGTATCGCCTCGGCGCTGCTGGGCGACCCCGAGATCCTGATGTTCGACGAACCGGTCAACGGGCTGGACCCCGAGGGCATCCACTGGATCCGCAACCTGATGAAGGCGCTCGCCGCCGAGGGCCGGACCATCTTCGTCTCCTCGCACCTGATGAGCGAAATGGCGCTGACGGCGGACCACTTGATCGTGATCGGCCAGGGGAAGCTGCTCGCCGACACCTCGATGGCCGACTTCATCCAGGAGAACTCGCGCAGTTACGTACGGCTGCGCTCGCCGCAGCAGGAGCGGTTGCGGGACGCCCTGCACGAGGGGGGCTTCACGGCCGTGGAGGCGGACGGCGGCACCCTGGAGATCGACGGCGCCACCACCGAGGAGCTGGGCGAGCTGGCGGCCCGTCACCAGGTCGTGCTGCACGAGCTGAGCTCCCAGCGGGCCTCCCTGGAGGAGGCGTTCATGCAGATGACCGCGGGCTCCGTGGAGTACCACGCCCACTCCGGGCCGAGCGGGGCCGAACCCCCGCCGCCGCTGGCCGGTGCGGGCTGGGGCGAGGGCTGGAACCAGCCGGGCGCCACCACCCCGCAGCCCACCGAAGGCACCGACGGCACCGACGGCACCGACGGCACCGAGAACAAGGGGGCCTGA
- a CDS encoding cellulose-binding protein — translation MSDPSSPFGFEHVRRGYDRGQVDDRIAKLIADRDSALARITSLEKRIEELHLETQNAQAQVNEAEPSYAGLGARVEKILRLAEEEAKDLREEARRAAEQHRELAESAAQQVRNDAESFAAERKSKAEDEGVRIVEKAQGEANTLRSDAQKDAQQKREEADALFEETRAKAAQAAADFETNLAKRREQSERDLASRQAKAEKRLAEIEHRAEQLRLEAEKLRTDAERRARQTVETAQRQAEDIVADANAKADRIRSESERELAALTNRRDSINAQLTNVREMLATLTGAAVAAAGSPVDDEPAQRGVPAQQTR, via the coding sequence ATGAGTGACCCTTCCTCCCCCTTCGGCTTCGAGCACGTGCGACGTGGTTACGACCGCGGTCAGGTGGATGACCGCATTGCCAAGCTGATCGCGGACCGTGACAGTGCCCTGGCCCGGATCACCTCTCTGGAAAAGCGCATCGAGGAGCTGCACCTCGAAACGCAGAACGCCCAAGCCCAGGTGAACGAGGCCGAGCCGTCGTACGCCGGGCTCGGTGCCCGTGTCGAGAAGATCCTCCGCCTCGCCGAGGAGGAGGCCAAGGACCTGCGCGAGGAGGCCCGTCGCGCCGCCGAGCAGCACCGCGAGCTGGCCGAGTCGGCCGCCCAGCAGGTGCGCAACGACGCGGAGTCCTTCGCCGCCGAGCGTAAGTCGAAGGCCGAGGACGAGGGCGTCCGCATCGTCGAGAAGGCGCAGGGCGAGGCGAACACGCTGCGCTCCGACGCCCAGAAGGACGCCCAGCAGAAGCGCGAGGAGGCCGACGCCCTCTTCGAGGAGACCCGCGCCAAGGCCGCGCAGGCCGCCGCGGACTTCGAGACGAACCTCGCCAAGCGGCGCGAGCAGTCGGAGCGCGACCTCGCGTCCCGTCAGGCCAAGGCCGAGAAGCGCCTCGCCGAGATCGAGCACCGCGCCGAGCAGCTCCGCCTGGAGGCCGAGAAGCTCCGCACCGACGCCGAGCGCCGGGCCCGCCAGACGGTGGAGACCGCGCAGCGCCAGGCCGAGGACATCGTGGCCGACGCCAACGCCAAGGCCGACCGGATCCGCAGCGAGTCCGAGCGCGAGCTGGCGGCGCTCACCAACCGCCGCGACTCCATCAACGCCCAGCTGACCAACGTCCGCGAGATGCTGGCCACGCTGACCGGTGCCGCGGTGGCCGCCGCCGGCTCCCCGGTGGACGACGAGCCCGCCCAGCGCGGTGTTCCGGCCCAGCAGACCCGCTGA